The genomic region GGCAGCCGTAGCCGAACGGTCAAGCACCGAGGGAGCAGGAGGTTGACTCCCGGAGACGAACGGGCTAGATCGGAGGAGCAGGGATTGTTCGGGAATGATGTATGTCAGAAGTCGCATCTCAGTATGTAAGTGAATTGTAGGGGTTCGGGATCTATTCGACGACGAGTTTTCGTACGTAACATGATGAGAGTCTATGTGGGCTTGGCCTTGAAATCATGTCGATCAAGGTATCTCGGCATTGGTATTATCAGTAGTATTGGGTGATTCGAGTAATGCTAGAAGGATCGATATCATGAACTGATATTGCAATgcgtatgtatgtatgtacatgtATGTTAGGATGTGCTGAACTGTATGTAGCTAGTCCAGGTCCAGGTCAGATTAGCACTGGATTCGCTCAAGGATCATGGTGGAGGATATGAAAAGACAGGGCAGGGGTTCGGTCAGCCCAGGTGGACGCAGGTCAGGAGAGGTTCGATCTCAGGTGAGGAATCTCGGTGAGATTTCGAGATAGATACATACAGTATCGAGGAATATGAGACCATAAGGGTCCGTGGTTTTGTGGGATCGTAGGCACGATATGATAGGGCTCTGGCAGATTCAGGGTCTCCATTTTTGGTGATTGTCAATAGAAGCTGGACACACCCAGGGGTCTCGACAAAGGCCCGATGTCAGATAAGCGGATTTCGTTTTGGCGATGGAATTGACATTACTACAGGCGGCATGGACTGGTCTGATCTGATGTGATGTAAGGtagtcaagaacaagagcataAGGAGAAGCGAATATAGTCGGTCCGCGAAAGCTCGTGGCCTACCAACGGGCCGACAGAGGCCCTGTTTTCGGTGAGTCCATGATtgagctgggctggactgAGTGAGTTTAGTTGAGCTGTTTTTGTTCCATCATGATACCTCTCAACAATTGTTAGCTCACCGTAAGAGACGTGAGGGACAACAGGGTAGCGTGAAACAGCATCAGGTCAATATTGGCTACCCTATTGCTAAGACTTGGGAGACAGGCACGTCTAGATCAAGCTGGCAAAATTACCGTATCCTTGAGCGACAGCAACTGATATGATGGGCTACAACATCTTGTTCTAATTGTATTATATCATGTTTACATATTGATATCGAGTCAATACTGTGACTGAACAAACCCCCCGCGACTGCAAGACCGAGAACGTACAGCCCCGCCACATTGCGTAAAAGACGCAACACAAGCTGGAAAAACCCGCAGCTAGGTTCGAGCGAAGATCAGGTACTAAGCCTCATTCAGTGTCACCgtcttggtggtgaagctTCTAGCTCAATTAAGGTGACTCCGGTATAAGTGGGCAAAAGCATTGGATACGTAAATAGGAAATTAAAAACATTTGTCGTCGAGATAGGTAGAGGCCGAAGCATATCGAAAGACGAGAGAGAAACAAGACACGGCCACAAAGGATTGGATTCATACGAGAATTACCTGTAGCGAGGACTCGACTCGGAACCGTACGACTCGTTTGTGATCGGTGAACAAGGCGAACCGAGCTTTCAATATGTCGAGGGACGTGCATATTCatcggcggcggcggcggcggcggcagcagtCAACGATGAAACCAAGATAGAAGCATATTATGGGTTGGCAAAGTGAGAATGGATAATATGGCGGCAAATAGGGAAGCCAGggattgcattgcattgcaacTTTGCGGCGTAAAACCTACAGATCTCATCGTACCTTgcccaagatgatgaggcgTTCATGTCCAGTCCACTATAACCGGAGGCTCCGGAGAGAGATGGGATTGTGTGAAAACATCTGATCGACAAGTGACGCATTCCTTGGATAATTAACCATCGAATTGCTATCTATCACGGAGAGTTGCACGGTAGAATGCGGTGCCTTGTTCGGCGGCACCTACAAAAATATCAAGGATGAACGTGGACGTGAACGCGCGGTGGAATCAACAGAGAGTGGCACTGGGCACCTCACCTCATGCATGGAGGGCAGAAAAGATACATGGTTTTGGGAGGGAGGGGCATATTGCAGGGAGGTAGCTTTTCAGGGCATCACCCCACCACGAAGCTCTCGTCACCATGGAAAGGTTAGGTTAGGTAGTGGTGGGGTCtgagacatgatgaagctgagcgGGCAGTGCCCAAGACGTCAAGTAGAGATGGTGATAGTTGCTATCTATGGTGTTATGGATATGGATTTGTAAGTCTAGAGCAAGAATGTAATACCCTAACTAAGAAGTAGAGTCATACACAGGAACAAGGCTGTGAATTGGTCATGATGGGCTTGACTGAGCTAACGTTAGGTTACCTACTTTAGGTAGTGagtgaagaaaaaaaaaaaaaagagctCCCACCCTCTGATCCGATATTGAATGTTCCATTGGCCCCTGCTGTTATGATACACTAGTAGGCACTGTACTGTGTACCCCCCAGGCAACAGGGGGGTATGTTCGTgggatgattgatgatgtgGTGTTTGTGGTCTAAAGTGGGTTGGTTGCTAATGGTAGAGCAGAGCTTACTCTGATGAGAGAGTAGAGCAGAGGGAGGATGAGTGAATAAggtaaggcaaggcaatCCAATGTCCGGGAATTCATATATGTAGCTGTACTCCCACTCCTGctgctcttttcttctctttcctttcattctcatcatcctcagcttcatcgcAACAACTTCCACTACAAACCTCTTGGTATGTGAACAATTTAcccctccatctccatcaccaccaccaccaccaccacgacGCATCAGTATCAtaacatgatgatgatgcatTGCTTTGcctctcaacttctcctcttgCCTCTCCACCAGCAAAACAGATTGTCATGTCATATCATGTCTGCATTCGACCCAACATAATGAGAAGACGATACGACGACACGTCAATCGATATGGGTGATGGATTGGTTGGCACTGATTGGCATGGATCACACGGGCATGGCACTGGTGTTGCTACAGAGAGGGGACAGACAGAttggagggagggagagggagataGAAACCTCTTTCAGGGCATCGAGCTCTGTAACTCAGAGCTCTACTCTCCTCTctgcctctctctctccgTCTCTCTAGCCTCATCTGCTTGCCCCTCCTTCCATTTGCACCGACGTTCCAATTCCAATTCCAATTCCAATTCCAGTCCACACCCACTTCCACTTGCTCTTTCCCTGTGCTGTGGCAACCTTCCTCAGCAAAAAGCTTCCCGTTCCACTCAACCTCCGTCATACAGATATAAATTACCCCACCCCctcacctcaacctcaaccttccctccagctcttctcttctctccatctcacttcatccatcttcctcctAGTTAAAGATATCTCATCTGACTCTCTTGCCTAAACAGAAACTACCATTTTTTCTCCAATAATCAAAATGGCTCCCATCAAGGTCGGCATCAACGGTTTCGGCCGTATCGGCCGTATCGTCTTCCGCAACGCCGTCGAGCACCCTGACATCGAGGTTGTTGCTGTCAACGATCCTTTCATTGAGCCTCACTACGCCGTAAGTAGACCCCTTGCGAACTCGGTCGATACTTCAACAACCCTACAATCCACTTCTCGGGAGCTTGTCGCTTTGTCACGACCGTTTAAACGCGCGTTTCGATTCAACTGGAGCACCGCACAATATCGTCCATAATAATCATTGTGCCGGAATATGTAATTGGCATCGCGAGCTGTCGCCAGCTTCGTGTCATGGCATAGTACTAGAGAGCGATGCTTCATGTCCCGCCAAGCTACCCCTCACTGCCCCACGCCCCATACAATATCACATTCAGCTTTGAGCCTCAAGCTAACGTCAACTCCCCTACGCAGGTCTACATGCTCAAGTATGACTCTTCCCACGGTATCTTCAAGGGTGAGGTCGGCAACGATGGTAATGACCTTGTCGTCAATGGCAAGACTGTCAAGTTCTACTCTGAGCGCGACCCCGCCAACATCAAGTGGTCCGAGACCGGCGCCGACTACGTCGTCGAGTCTACTGGTGTCTTCACCACCattgacaaggccaaggcccatcttgctggtggtgccaagaaggtcatcaTTTCTGCCCCCTCTGCCGACGCTCCCATGTACGTCGTCGGTGTCAACGAGAACAAGTACGACGGCTCTGCCgacatcatctccaacgcCTCTTGCACCACCAACTGCCTGGCTCCCCTCGCCAAggtcatcaacgacaagTTTGGTATCGTGGAGGGTCTCATGACCACCGTCCACTCCTACACTGCTACCCAGAAGACCGTCGATGGTCCCTCCGCCAAGGACTGGCGAGGTGGCCGTGGCGCTGCCCAGAACATCATCCCCTCCAGCACTGGTGCCGCCAAGGCTGTCGGCAAGGTCATTCCTGAGCTCAACGGTAAGCTCACTGGCATGTCAATGCGTGTCCCTACCGCCAACGTTTCCGTTGTCGATCTTACTGTCCGCCTTGAGAAGGGTGCTTCTTAcgaccagatcaagaaggtcatcaagGAGGCCTCTGAGGGTGACCTCAAGGGCGTTCTGGCCTACACTGAGGACGATGTTGTCTCCTCCGATCTCAACGGTAACACAAACTCCTCCATCTTCGATGCTAAGGCCGGTATCTCTCTCAACGACAACTTCGTCAAGCTGGTCTCCTGGTACGACAACGAGTGGGGTTACTCCCGCCGTGTCCTCGACCTCCTGGCCCACGTTGCCAAGGTCGATGCCTCCAAGTAAGCGTAGAGCGCTCAAGAGGCTGGAAGCAAAACCAAACCTAATCAGACGCgacatgatgacgatgccaGTCTGCCGCGTGTTTTAATGAAGCAAAGAAATGAAAGGAAGTAAAAATACCAAAATTAAGGGAGATTGTCGGAGGGGATGACAACGACTTTGTTCTCATCGGCTCCAGTTCCCTACTAGACAATTGATCTTAGTATAGCCGTGGACAGAAAAAATACATAAATAGATCCATCCCTCTTGAAAACCGTTCATGTCTATCTGTGATGTATTTTTTTGCCCATGGCCAGCTTGGCGACTTAAGCTATCTATGTACCAGTAAGTCTCTCCGTGGTCCTCTGGAAACAAGAAACCATCAGATCTTGACATAGGGCGTtcaaataaacttagcaaaaggtaCCGTAAGCTTATGCTCAGTTACCTaaataagtctttatttattcaggatcaaggtcctgagttttctctcctcctaGATTGCTAACTCATCAACACCGTCGGCTAAGCCAAGACTTCCTGCAACTACAGCACGGTTAAACCCATCCGCGGCATGCAACTCGTATACCAGTATCTGGGTAGTTCATGATATCGGCTTAATCGGTTCTTTCTGGCATCGATCTCGACAGTGTCAGGTCTATGCGTCAAGCTATTGAGTTCAAGTCCTTTATTTTCGTTCCATGCTGGGACATGCACGCATTTATGTGTgaatgtatgtatgtgtatgCATACCTTATGAAATGGTATTTCCCTGTAAACACGCCCTTTGCTGttccctttttctttttcgccAGATGCTCCTTTGACTCCCTCGTCTCATTATCCGTTGTCTTTCTCGGAAAGCAACCCCTTTCAGCCATAGAGTACAATAATAGAAAAGAAGACGAGAAATGTCATGTCATGACCGCACCCGCGACGCCCGAGGCGTGAAGAGATGAAAATTGATCGCTATCCGTTTTGACTCGGGGATATCATAGTACAAGCAAAAGAAGTAACATTGGTCCTTGCCACGCTCCTCAGCAGGGTGGCAGGTCAGGAGGCAATGTGCAAACTCGACCTCGAGTTCAGTAATAAGCACATTTGATGAGATGTGCACAATGCGAAATCATCTCGCTTAACTCAAGCTTCGTTTCAACTGGGTGTCTTCTATGGCGCGCTCCCAGTGTTGTCGTAGATGCTACTACACTGGTTTATGGTAAGTTTTTCGGTTTTGGCCTATCGATGACTCATGAATGTGGGATGCCGCATAATCCATTCTTTCGTCAGTCATCTTGATATTAGCGTCAGCTCAAAAGATTATTCGATGATCATGTACGTGACAGGACAAGGGAAAATGGCCTCATTACCGGGCAACCCTAATGCTGGCTTCATTAGGATCAAACTCCGGTGACCACTGGACATTCTCCTCCTGGCACCAGTGCCGAACAACACGCATCGACGCTTGGCAAACTTCCTCAACAGTCGACCAGGGCGCAATGTCAGCTCGAAGACGAGAGCTTCCAATGCCGTCATAAATGCTGTGAACCGCGGGCCAATTCCGATAACGAGTCGACTGGTGTGCAAAGAGCTCCTCCTTAGAGATATTCTCGTAGTTGGCAGATGCCTTGAGGAATTCATCCACAGTGATGGCTTGTAGAATCAAGATAAGGGCATACATGGGTTGGCTTCGCCGCGAGTCACGGCGTGTCTCGTTTGTTAGATAATCCACCATCTTGATCAGGCTGGCCCAAGAGCCCGGATCAGATGGTTTGTTTTGTAAATTTCGACTGACGTTAAGAAGGTAGAAGCTCGCCATGAATGCAACAGTGCTCTCCACGGCGAGTGCGTAATATTGTTTGCGACTCGAATCGGCCCCTCGTTTGTCGCCACTACTCGAAAGCTTGTTAAACCGCTGATTAGCGACATCGCCCTCATGCTTCAGTCGCCGGCCTAAGGTAGAAAATCGTGTGTGTTTATCAAAAATGGCCCGTGGATCGGCCTTGTCACGAGCGGCATCTGTGCCATTGGTGGTTGGCCGATCTGATGACCCAACAGGTACAGGTGTCACGGTGAACGAGTCGCCCGGTGTGTGAGCCTGCGAGTTGCTGGAACTGACTCGGGACATGGCTGCACCCTTTTTAGAGGGAGTCGATGGTGGTGGGAGACTGGCAGAAACCGAAGGCATTCGAGGTCTTTTGACAGCTATTGTATCGCCGGTGTTGTCTGACGGCGCAGGGCGCTTCTTCGCCTGACTGATAGACGGCGCCTCCATGCTTTCAGACCGCTCTCTGCGCTTAGAAGGTAGGGCCAGGATACGCTTGAGCGTTTGCCGCATTCTCTTGGATATTCGTAGAGTAACGATCAGccgtttcttttctttggtACTGTGAGCATCACCATCCTGCTCCTCTCCACCCTCTCCACCCTCTccgtcctcctcttcttcatgctcGACAGGCGCTTTCCTCGCCGTTGATGACTTGTGGCTTTCTTCGGAACGCTTCTCGCGCGGCTCATCTTTTTCTCGGTCATCTTGGGTCTTGGACTCCGTTGCTTTCGTTGAAACCTTTCTCCGCGATAGCTCAGCCTCCAGGGAGCTCGGTAATGTGGGAGATAGGAGCGCAGGTAAGCGAATTGGAGATCTTTCTCTGGTTGCATCGTTCTTTGTCTTCGATGCTGGGGGTGGGTCCAGCTTCTTCGGTTTCGTTGCTTTGGCGGCATCCGCAGCGTCCTCACGAACCCGTCTCCTGTCGCCTTTGTCCGTTGAGTTTTGGCTGTCCCAGCTTAAGTGAAGAGGTGATAATAGCGGGGGCACGGACGACCGCGAAGCATTATCTATCTTATTTGGTGTTCCCTTCGTGCTCCCCGATGCGCCAGGTCGAACACCATTGACAGAGTCGCCACGTACGCGGCCAGCCGGAGAAGGATTGCGAGCGGAGGTGCTGGTACTCTTCAATATACTACGTCCATTGGGAAGCGAGGATGAGCTGGTAGGCTTGTCCCTTGGTGGAATATCAGATGGCGCCAGAGAATCTCTATCCTTTCTACGAGGGGGTTCATCGCGGCCTGGTCGCGATCGATCATCGTGAGAGCGAGGCATGTCCGGCCTGTGTCGTTTTTGGGACCTGTGGTCATCTTCGACGTTCGATGCACGTTTTCTGCTGTCTGGTGATACGGGACGAGGTGGAAGGGATGCGGGCGGTTTAGGGGGTAGCCTGGAGCAGAGTCAGTATGGGAGCGACATCACCCAGGCAATCATGGGACATTCAAAGCCGCATCTTACCTCATGTCAACAACTGGAAGTTCCCTGGACTTTTGTGATTTGGTATCGGGGTGCTGATCCTTTTGTCGTTGTGAATCGGGCTTCCTGATCTCGGGTACAGATCTTGGCTCTGCAGATGCGCGCTCAAGGTCGCGCTTTTTGGCGCTGGGTGGTTCTGGGGTGGAGGCATCCGAGGTCACACCAGacgtctttttgttcttgtagTCACTGAgtgacagcttcttcttctcgccgcCTTTTGCGAGAATGCCCACGTCGCGAGGGACGGGCTTAGGAGGCTCGACACGCATGTCGTAGTAGGATCTAGTAAGGAGTACACCGCGATCGGCTTCCGACACGAGAGTTGAATATTGCAAGCGAGTAATATCCCATTCCTCAGGATGCTTCTGTCGGGATTCGCTGGCGGGGATGTGATATCGCCAGTCGGGGGAGTAAGAGAGATGATGTGGTTTCTCGGGCAGGATGCGCTGTGTGAGCTGCTGAACCGTCTTCGCCGCGGCTTCCATTGTTCAAGGATGTCGGCATGCCGGAAGGACGAAGACGGGGGTGTGGTGCGATGCTGTGCAGTACGGTTGCGATGCGGTGCGGTACGAGGTTTGGCGATCGCAGGTGACGCGCGCGAGGGGTACGCAGGGAGGCCGAGAACGCGACGATGGAAACGCTGAGGAAAAACACAAATGGGATAAAGATCTTGAAAGTATTGCGAGTCCCTGAAAATGGAGGATGCTCAAATCATGCGTCATTCACGACAGATTGGCAGGGTTGTCGCGATGTGATGGTGGCTGatagtggtggtggttgatGCCGAGCGACAAGGCATGGAAAGTGACCCAGTCGCACACGATAAGGGAAGATTGGAGAGTGTTAGCGCGCTGGCTGGAGACGAAACAACAAAGCGGCGGTGGATCAGAGCCCAGAAGCTCTGTCCAGGCCCCGGTGAATCGGATTGACAAAGAGAGCGGTGATGTTTATTATGTTATTAGGGCCGAATAAAGCGAGAATTAGGCTACGAACCAGAGAAATAGATGAGTTAAGCTTGAAGCGCGTAAGCCTTTCTCTCTActtttcccttcttgttgctgaggctaAAAAGCACCAAACGTACGTGTAGGCCGGGATCTAAGTTGGTTGGGTCTTGGTTTCATTAGTCGGGATTGGATGTTTGAGATTTCCCAGTGCAGTAGCAGCCCACCTCAGACAGGCAGGGCCAggcagtgacagtgacagttgCACATGCAGTTGCAGTGGCAGATGCCTCATCTCACTGACGTTATGTGGCAGTTGACAGCGGTCAGGAAAGGACAGAACCACCCGACCAGCCTTAGCAGTGACGATCCGTAGTGGAGCAAgtgtaggtacctaccttaatAAAGAGCGAGACCTGAGCTACCGTAGCCTTGCTCTGTTGTACAGGAATCCCATTCAgcagtacctacctagtacctacctaaggtaacTACTAGagtacctactaacctagtAGGCGGGCTTCATTCCCGTCCGTCCCGTCCGTCACTTCACAGTTTCATGTTCTTCTCTTACTGCTCTTGGTCCATTCTCCCCTGGACAGGCATGTCCGTTTGTGGCTGCTCTAATGCCTTCCCCTCATGTTTTAGGTTTTTGTGGCTGATATCCAAGCAGTTTTGTCCATGTCTTGGTCTGGCTGGTTCCTGGGCCCTGTCTCTTCTAGCTGCATGCGCTCACAGGATAAGCATTAATTAacattttattattttagtattaaacCTAGTTTTAAGAACTTATAAAAGAAGCCTgagttatatagtataataaaaatatatattgaaaaaaaaattatatagagtattactttatatttaaaatattatttgtAAAAGGTATACATTAACTAATAGATACTTAGCATGTAGGTATCTAGTTAtgatttattaaattaagtacGAAGTATATAGCAACTTCGTCAACCACCTACAAGCTAAAGTTGTGTAACAGTATCTTCCATACCTCCGCACCTTGCTTGCTACCCAGTACCTTAGTAGCTAGACACTCTCTGAATCCACCATCAAATGCTCAACGTCTTTCCACAACTCTATAGCTTCCTCTCTTCCACAACATACACTATTCGTGACGAGCAAACAACTACCCGCCAAGCATTAGCCCTGGGtttctgttgttgctggatAATTGTCCCTGTGTATTCAAGTTTGGGATATGCCAGTCAACATAACGAAATTGAGGTTCACACAAGTCaatattatactataagtgAATCCATGAATATATTTCTTCCTGACAATAATGCATAAAACGCCGGATCCGTAAGGGTATAATGCTGCCTTGCCACCGTTATCTCTCCTCCACATATTTCAATTGatgccaaaaaaaaaaaagtaacaCCCTGGTTCTCTAATCAAGACCCAGCCCGTACGAGAAATCAGTTATACAGACAAAAGTGTTCAACTGACCAACATGTTCCATACAGCACCTCTGAGCCAAGTCTTTGCTCAATGGAGCCCGTTGACAACCAGAGGGTTCCCATTAGCTCCTTTGCGTCTCTTGCTCGAGATCTCTGGCGAATTGTGACTTCGGGTCTCAAGATGACTGACCCTGGTAGCCAGGCTATCCAATTGTCCCGCAAACTGAGCTGGCACATAGGCAGTGATTTGTTGAGCGACATTGTCATGCCACTGCTTGGAGCTGAAATTCTTCGCCCAGTCCGTCATCTGGACCAGCTGGAACTGAATATCATCGATCCCAGTCCTTGAGTCCTTGCGCACCTTTTCAACGTCCCGGGTCATCACAGCAACCATGCCCTTCACTGACTTAAGTTCAGtgctctcttcctcaaggcGGTTTTCCATGTCGTTATTCATGTCATACATTTCCACCTTGTTTTCGCTGACGGATTGTTTCAACTCTGTGATTTGCTGATCCAACTTCTTGTTTTCATCCGCAATTCGCCTTAACGTTGTGACATGCGCATCGAactccttcttgctctcATCCACGCTTCGCTTCAAACCTGTTACACGTACATCAAGTGCCTGGGTAGCTTCCTCTGACTTCAATGTACGGGCGTTTGCCTGGTCAACAGTCTCGGCAACTAACCCAGAGGATATCTGGATCATATCCGCACAGCGACGCTTTAATGCATCTTCCAGTCTATCCATCTTGGGAGTGATCAGTTGCAACGTCATCTCCTTCGTCATGAATGCAGGAGTGGATGTAGGCGTAGGAAGTCTAGAAGACCGCGCATTGACTTCCGACATAGATTCCCTTAACTTTGGAACGTCTTTAACAAGTTGCTTAAGCTCACCACTCGGTGGCAGTTCTTCAAGGCGGCGTTTCACATCCGCAGGAGATGGACATTCATCCAGGAGACGCCTTATGTCACTGGAAGGCGGCATTTCTTCAAGTAGCCGCTTAAGATCGCCAGAAGGTGGGTATTTGGCAAGCAGCCGCTTGGTGTCCAGGAGAGATGGAAATCCAacaagaagctgctgaacCTCATCTGCAGGCGGATACCCCTGGACTTTTGCCTTAAGATTTTGGAAGTCTTGCAATGACCAGTCGGCGGCACTGG from Fusarium fujikuroi IMI 58289 draft genome, chromosome FFUJ_chr04 harbors:
- a CDS encoding probable glyceraldehyde 3-phosphate dehydrogenase (ccg-7), with the protein product MAPIKVGINGFGRIGRIVFRNAVEHPDIEVVAVNDPFIEPHYAVYMLKYDSSHGIFKGEVGNDGNDLVVNGKTVKFYSERDPANIKWSETGADYVVESTGVFTTIDKAKAHLAGGAKKVIISAPSADAPMYVVGVNENKYDGSADIISNASCTTNCLAPLAKVINDKFGIVEGLMTTVHSYTATQKTVDGPSAKDWRGGRGAAQNIIPSSTGAAKAVGKVIPELNGKLTGMSMRVPTANVSVVDLTVRLEKGASYDQIKKVIKEASEGDLKGVLAYTEDDVVSSDLNGNTNSSIFDAKAGISLNDNFVKLVSWYDNEWGYSRRVLDLLAHVAKVDASK